In Nocardia sp. NBC_00403, one DNA window encodes the following:
- a CDS encoding thiamine pyrophosphate-dependent enzyme has translation MTEQGVDLDERFRTEIEALTASPSRPAGELIDPGGRVSGARCLELFESQATSRQLDLAARRLGGVRRGYYSIGSSGHEGNAAVAAALRATDPALLHYRSGAFFVHRARQVAGLDPIRDVLLGVVAAAADPISGGRHKVFGSKAAGVIPQTSTIASQLPRAVGLGFAIGRAAQLGVTSEWPSDAVVLCSFGDASANHSTATGAINTAIHTAHQGIPMPVLFVCEDNGIGISVPTPPDWIEHAYGLRPGLEYFCADGWDALDALTTAQSAADWVRENRKPAFLRLRTVRLLGHAGSDVESAYRRPADIAADLLRDPVIETARLLVTVGVATPDEVIDRYDDVRTRVEAMAELVGHEPKLSSAAAVMAPLAPSHPDVVRTDALRQEAIDTANRAARPAQVPGQESNRVAVVNDAMTLAQAVNHTLGALLARDHDVLVFGEDVGRKGGVYGVTKGLQKAFGARRVFDTLLDEQSVLGTALGTALAGFLPIPEIQYLAYLHNAADQLRGEAATLQFFSHGQYRNPMVIRIAGYAYQKGFGGHFHNDNSIAALRDIPGLILASPSRADDAAAMLRTCVSAGRVDGRVSVFLEPIALYHTRDLHEPGDGAWLAPPSADHVAIGRARVYGDGTDLTIVSFANGVPMSLRVARRLAESGIFARVLDLRWLAPLPLEDLLHHARATGRVLVADETRHSGGVSEALCAALVDAGFDGRIARVTSEDSFIPLGPAAETVLLDEDRIEAAAGKLLAEP, from the coding sequence ATGACCGAGCAGGGAGTCGACCTCGACGAGCGGTTTCGCACCGAGATCGAGGCGCTGACAGCTAGTCCGAGCCGCCCGGCCGGGGAGCTGATCGACCCGGGCGGCCGGGTTTCCGGTGCGCGGTGCCTGGAGCTGTTCGAATCGCAGGCGACGAGTAGGCAGCTCGATCTCGCGGCGCGAAGGCTCGGCGGCGTGCGACGCGGCTACTACAGCATCGGATCGTCCGGTCACGAGGGCAACGCGGCCGTCGCGGCAGCGCTGCGCGCGACCGATCCCGCGTTGTTGCACTATCGTTCCGGCGCGTTCTTCGTGCACCGCGCACGGCAGGTGGCGGGGCTCGACCCGATCCGTGACGTGCTGCTCGGCGTCGTTGCGGCGGCCGCCGATCCGATATCGGGTGGCAGGCACAAGGTGTTCGGCAGCAAGGCGGCGGGCGTGATTCCGCAGACCTCGACGATCGCGTCCCAGCTGCCGCGCGCGGTCGGACTCGGGTTCGCGATCGGTCGTGCGGCCCAGCTCGGGGTCACCAGCGAATGGCCGTCGGATGCTGTCGTGCTGTGCAGTTTCGGTGACGCGTCGGCCAACCACTCCACTGCGACGGGCGCGATCAATACCGCGATTCACACTGCTCACCAAGGGATTCCAATGCCCGTCCTGTTCGTCTGCGAGGACAATGGGATCGGCATCAGCGTGCCGACCCCGCCGGACTGGATCGAACACGCCTACGGCCTGCGTCCCGGCCTCGAGTACTTCTGCGCGGACGGCTGGGATGCGCTCGACGCGCTGACAACCGCGCAGTCCGCCGCCGACTGGGTACGTGAAAACCGCAAACCTGCCTTCCTGCGCCTGCGCACGGTGCGGCTGCTGGGCCACGCTGGATCCGATGTCGAATCCGCCTACCGCCGCCCCGCCGACATCGCCGCCGACCTGCTGCGCGATCCTGTCATCGAGACCGCCCGACTGCTCGTGACGGTCGGTGTGGCGACACCCGATGAAGTCATCGACCGCTACGACGACGTCCGTACCCGCGTCGAGGCGATGGCCGAATTGGTGGGGCACGAACCCAAACTGAGCTCGGCAGCCGCGGTCATGGCGCCGCTGGCACCATCGCACCCGGATGTGGTACGAACCGATGCGCTTCGCCAGGAAGCAATCGACACTGCAAACCGGGCTGCCCGGCCGGCCCAGGTGCCCGGCCAGGAATCGAATCGAGTTGCGGTGGTCAACGATGCGATGACGCTCGCGCAGGCCGTCAACCACACCCTCGGTGCGCTGCTGGCGCGAGATCACGATGTGCTGGTCTTCGGTGAGGATGTGGGCAGGAAGGGTGGCGTGTACGGCGTCACCAAGGGATTGCAGAAGGCCTTCGGCGCGCGGCGGGTTTTCGACACTCTGCTCGACGAACAGAGTGTGCTCGGTACCGCACTCGGCACCGCGCTGGCCGGCTTCCTCCCGATACCGGAGATCCAGTATCTGGCATACCTGCACAACGCGGCCGATCAGCTGCGCGGCGAGGCTGCCACGTTGCAATTCTTCTCCCATGGGCAGTACCGGAACCCGATGGTGATCCGGATAGCCGGCTACGCCTACCAGAAGGGTTTCGGCGGGCACTTCCACAATGACAACTCGATCGCCGCGCTGCGTGACATCCCCGGCCTCATCCTGGCGTCCCCGTCCCGCGCCGACGACGCCGCGGCGATGCTGCGTACCTGCGTCTCCGCCGGGCGGGTCGACGGCCGGGTATCGGTCTTCCTGGAACCCATCGCGCTGTACCACACCCGTGACCTGCACGAGCCCGGCGACGGTGCCTGGCTCGCGCCGCCCTCGGCCGATCATGTCGCGATCGGCCGTGCTCGCGTCTATGGCGACGGCACCGACCTCACCATCGTCAGCTTCGCCAACGGCGTGCCGATGAGTCTGCGCGTTGCTCGGCGACTCGCCGAAAGCGGTATATTCGCCCGGGTTCTCGACCTGCGGTGGCTGGCGCCGCTCCCGCTCGAAGACCTCCTCCACCATGCCCGCGCCACCGGCCGTGTTCTCGTCGCCGATGAAACCCGCCACTCGGGCGGCGTCTCCGAGGCGCTCTGCGCCGCGCTCGTCGATGCCGGTTTCGACGGTCGCATCGCGCGCGTCACCAGCGAGGACAGCTTCATCCCCCTCGGCCCTGCCGCCGAGACGGTGCTGCTGGACGAGGACCGCATCGAAGCCGCCGCCGGAAAACTCCTTGCCGAGCCATAA
- a CDS encoding alpha/beta fold hydrolase: MELTHRFVATNGIRMHVAEQGEGHPVIFCHGFPHTWFIWNRQLAAVAAAGYRAIAPDLRGYGRTEAPADVAAHTNREVIGDLLGLLDDIDAEQAVFVGLDFGAALVWELALRAPERVRGIIVLNNPFAPRPSRPPSQLWAKAAQRHFLHLDYFQKPGVADAELGADPRDFLARVYYSLSADYHYLDTWRFPAEGTGYLDVLPEAPPLPWRWLSDDELDVLAQDFERTGFTGGLNWYRALDRNWELTADYAEATVTPPTYFLYGDRDPDMEGFSGRDPLATLRENVPNLRGVTKIGGAGHLVQLERTTEVNDWITAHLRELAPVPVPD; this comes from the coding sequence GTGGAGTTGACCCATCGGTTCGTGGCGACCAATGGCATTCGAATGCACGTCGCCGAACAAGGCGAGGGGCATCCGGTGATCTTCTGCCACGGCTTCCCACACACGTGGTTCATCTGGAATCGCCAGCTAGCGGCGGTCGCTGCAGCAGGTTACCGGGCTATCGCACCCGATCTGCGTGGCTACGGACGTACCGAGGCGCCCGCCGATGTGGCGGCGCACACGAATCGTGAGGTGATCGGCGATCTCCTCGGCCTGCTCGACGATATCGACGCCGAACAAGCTGTGTTCGTCGGCTTGGATTTCGGTGCCGCACTGGTCTGGGAGCTGGCATTGCGCGCGCCGGAACGGGTGCGCGGCATCATCGTGCTGAACAACCCGTTCGCACCGCGTCCGTCGCGTCCGCCGTCGCAACTGTGGGCCAAAGCCGCGCAGCGACACTTCCTGCATCTGGACTACTTCCAGAAGCCCGGCGTCGCCGATGCCGAACTCGGTGCCGACCCGCGGGATTTCCTGGCCCGCGTCTACTACTCCCTCAGCGCCGACTACCACTACCTGGACACTTGGCGTTTCCCGGCGGAAGGCACCGGCTACCTCGATGTGCTGCCCGAGGCCCCGCCGCTGCCATGGCGCTGGCTTTCGGATGACGAATTAGATGTCTTGGCACAGGATTTCGAGCGCACCGGCTTCACCGGCGGCCTGAACTGGTACCGCGCACTCGACCGCAACTGGGAACTCACCGCCGACTACGCGGAGGCCACGGTGACCCCGCCGACCTACTTCCTCTACGGCGACCGCGACCCCGACATGGAGGGCTTCAGCGGCCGCGACCCCTTGGCCACGCTACGGGAAAACGTCCCGAACCTGCGCGGGGTCACCAAGATCGGCGGCGCGGGCCACCTGGTTCAGTTGGAGCGGACGACGGAGGTCAACGACTGGATTACCGCTCATCTGCGCGAGCTTGCTCCGGTACCGGTTCCCGACTGA
- a CDS encoding SDR family NAD(P)-dependent oxidoreductase, whose product MNGIPHLLGGHVAVVTGASRGIGKGVALELGAAGATVYVTGRSAAAGRLPGTVHETAAEIDALGGHGIPFVCDHRDDDAIQRLFTRVRDERGRLDVLVNNVYNSPAAARWLGKPFWEVPPAAWDETFDVGVRSHYTASAFAAPLLIESAGLIANISSPGAQRYMHNAVYGVAKTALDRLTADMAHDLTDTGVTVVSLWPGIVNTELLQLVPANEQGRRLVTLPGEGTFDLDAAESPRFPGRAVVALATDPDRRARTGRAWRVADLAEQYGFTDVDGRIPRAD is encoded by the coding sequence GTGAACGGAATACCTCACCTACTCGGCGGCCACGTAGCCGTCGTCACCGGCGCCAGCCGCGGAATCGGCAAAGGCGTCGCGCTGGAATTGGGCGCAGCAGGTGCGACGGTGTACGTCACCGGGCGCTCGGCCGCGGCCGGCAGGCTGCCGGGGACGGTGCACGAGACGGCCGCGGAGATCGATGCCCTCGGCGGCCACGGGATACCGTTCGTGTGCGACCACCGCGACGACGATGCGATCCAGCGCCTGTTCACCCGCGTGCGCGATGAGCGAGGCCGGCTGGATGTGCTGGTGAACAATGTCTACAACTCCCCCGCCGCTGCCCGCTGGCTCGGCAAGCCGTTCTGGGAGGTGCCCCCGGCCGCATGGGACGAGACGTTCGATGTCGGCGTCCGATCTCACTACACGGCAAGCGCATTCGCCGCGCCACTGCTGATCGAGTCGGCGGGTTTGATCGCCAATATCTCCTCGCCGGGTGCACAGCGCTACATGCACAATGCCGTGTACGGCGTGGCGAAGACCGCGCTGGACCGGCTCACCGCCGATATGGCCCACGACCTCACCGACACCGGCGTCACCGTAGTCTCCCTGTGGCCCGGAATCGTGAATACCGAACTCCTGCAACTAGTCCCGGCAAACGAGCAGGGCAGGCGCCTGGTCACCCTCCCGGGCGAGGGCACCTTCGACCTCGACGCCGCCGAATCCCCCCGCTTCCCCGGCCGGGCGGTCGTCGCCCTCGCCACCGACCCCGACCGCCGCGCCAGGACCGGCCGAGCCTGGCGGGTTGCCGATTTGGCCGAGCAATACGGCTTCACCGACGTCGACGGCCGCATCCCGCGCGCCGACTGA
- a CDS encoding SbtR family transcriptional regulator: protein MIDSVVADAAAKKDLGNALLAAGVDVKSADGHAEVAAEMRRALSELLVAARADGVVRADLELADLLALLYGWCTAAEHYGWDSARRDRALAASSEGLMPR from the coding sequence ATCATCGACAGCGTCGTTGCCGATGCCGCCGCGAAGAAGGACTTGGGGAACGCGCTACTCGCGGCCGGAGTGGACGTCAAATCAGCGGATGGGCACGCCGAAGTCGCCGCGGAGATGCGTCGAGCACTGTCGGAGCTGTTGGTCGCCGCTCGTGCCGATGGCGTAGTGCGCGCGGACCTCGAGCTAGCCGATCTGCTCGCTTTGCTGTACGGATGGTGTACGGCCGCAGAGCATTACGGCTGGGACAGTGCACGGCGTGACCGCGCTCTTGCGGCGAGCTCCGAGGGATTGATGCCCAGGTGA
- a CDS encoding LysR family transcriptional regulator, which translates to MDIELRHLRAYLALCEEANYTRAAARLHLSQPALTRTIQQLERRVECRLIERSSRRFELTEEGAELLAHSRRIIADIDTVRDELRSRATLDVGFSWLLPDTWFAQTRTRYEALGGRISLHRVEDPMAALADRSIDIAIHRNEIRLPRHLASRVIGTEDRMLAVSVNSPLAHVEDLRWADLASYPLVVNVVSGTIHAGSWDPPYPDRAIITCTNFDEWIELVAADRGIGGVPILARTRAPHPGVVYRDIPDAPPSHVYLTWRAKPAPLRSVQRFLGIARDATPIDD; encoded by the coding sequence ATGGATATCGAGTTGCGGCACCTCCGGGCGTACCTCGCGCTGTGCGAGGAGGCGAACTACACCCGTGCCGCAGCACGCCTGCACCTCAGTCAGCCCGCGCTCACCCGGACCATCCAGCAGTTGGAACGCCGAGTCGAATGCCGCTTGATCGAGCGCTCGTCCCGCCGCTTCGAACTGACCGAAGAAGGCGCGGAACTGCTGGCGCACAGCAGGCGGATCATCGCCGACATCGATACCGTCCGTGACGAACTCCGCTCGCGCGCCACCCTCGACGTCGGTTTCTCCTGGCTGCTCCCCGATACCTGGTTCGCGCAGACCCGCACCCGCTACGAGGCGCTCGGCGGCCGCATCTCGCTGCACCGCGTCGAAGACCCGATGGCCGCGCTGGCGGACCGGTCGATCGATATCGCGATCCACCGCAACGAGATTCGGCTCCCACGTCACCTCGCGTCCCGGGTGATCGGAACCGAGGATCGGATGCTCGCAGTCTCGGTGAACTCTCCACTCGCCCATGTCGAGGACCTTCGATGGGCCGACCTCGCGAGCTACCCATTGGTCGTCAACGTGGTCTCAGGCACCATCCATGCCGGATCATGGGATCCGCCGTACCCGGATCGCGCCATCATCACCTGCACGAATTTCGACGAATGGATCGAACTCGTTGCGGCGGATCGCGGCATCGGCGGCGTCCCGATCCTGGCGCGGACCCGTGCACCGCATCCCGGCGTGGTCTACCGCGACATCCCGGACGCCCCGCCTTCGCACGTCTACCTCACCTGGCGTGCCAAGCCCGCCCCATTGCGCTCGGTGCAGCGCTTTCTCGGAATCGCCCGAGACGCAACACCAATCGATGACTAG
- a CDS encoding YbfB/YjiJ family MFS transporter: MTDTAVAPTTRSSIAPALAAGAGLAAAVGVGRFAYTPVMPAMVDAHRISAHDGALIAAANYAGYLVGAVLLARRPDLNSPLSFRLAAATLVMSEVLLAIPGPAVLPAVLRLIAGVASAVIFVGCAGAIARLGGHGHAAGIAFGGVGLGIALTGLLALAARPVLPWQALWSGAAVLTALLLLPALRLDIHPGYRSTAVAGRRRSTPAWRALLVAYSLEGVGYIVIGTFLVAAVSAHSGPTVGSVMWVIVGAAAAPAVLWGMAARHWRPATVLVAALSAQCVSAGLPALSTALWSAIISAVLFGGTFMGITMLAIRVGTELSDHRAAATLTAGYGSGQMIGPLVVAPVIGDGYTAAFVIATAVLIAATAAAVIVARIPEPSPPPNP, translated from the coding sequence GTGACCGATACCGCCGTAGCTCCCACCACGCGCAGCAGCATTGCACCGGCACTCGCCGCAGGCGCCGGCCTGGCCGCGGCGGTGGGAGTGGGCCGCTTCGCCTATACCCCGGTGATGCCCGCCATGGTCGATGCGCACCGGATCAGCGCACACGACGGAGCGTTGATCGCCGCCGCCAATTACGCGGGCTATCTCGTGGGTGCTGTGCTGTTGGCTCGACGGCCGGACCTGAACAGCCCCCTGTCTTTTCGCCTCGCCGCCGCGACGCTGGTGATGAGCGAAGTGCTGCTGGCGATACCGGGACCGGCGGTGCTCCCCGCTGTGTTGCGACTGATCGCCGGGGTGGCGAGCGCGGTGATCTTCGTCGGCTGCGCCGGGGCGATCGCCCGACTCGGCGGGCATGGACACGCGGCGGGCATCGCGTTCGGCGGCGTCGGCCTCGGCATTGCGCTGACCGGCCTGCTGGCCCTTGCCGCACGACCGGTACTGCCCTGGCAAGCACTCTGGTCCGGCGCGGCGGTATTGACAGCGCTGCTGTTGCTGCCGGCGCTCCGGCTCGACATCCATCCGGGCTATCGGTCCACCGCAGTAGCAGGCAGACGCCGCTCGACTCCGGCTTGGCGTGCGTTGCTCGTCGCCTACTCCCTCGAAGGTGTCGGCTACATCGTGATCGGCACTTTCCTGGTCGCCGCCGTCAGCGCGCACAGCGGCCCGACCGTCGGCTCGGTGATGTGGGTGATCGTCGGTGCGGCCGCGGCGCCCGCCGTGCTGTGGGGCATGGCCGCCCGACACTGGAGACCCGCGACAGTGTTGGTCGCAGCGCTATCGGCGCAATGCGTGTCGGCAGGGCTGCCCGCCCTGTCCACCGCGCTCTGGTCGGCCATCATCTCCGCGGTGCTGTTCGGCGGCACCTTCATGGGCATCACCATGCTCGCGATCCGAGTGGGCACCGAGCTGTCGGACCACCGAGCAGCGGCAACGCTCACCGCGGGCTACGGATCCGGACAGATGATCGGCCCGCTCGTCGTGGCGCCGGTAATCGGCGACGGCTACACCGCGGCATTCGTGATCGCCACGGCGGTGCTGATCGCGGCGACGGCGGCAGCCGTTATCGTTGCGCGGATACCCGAACCCTCACCACCACCGAACCCGTGA
- the secG gene encoding preprotein translocase subunit SecG translates to MRMFLDILLIVTSVLLVLLVLLHRAKGGGLSSLFGGGVQSSLSGSTVVEKNLDRVTIFTGLVWLIAILGIGLEIKFA, encoded by the coding sequence ATGCGGATGTTCCTGGATATCCTCCTGATCGTCACCAGCGTGCTGCTGGTGTTGCTGGTGCTGCTGCACCGCGCCAAGGGTGGAGGTCTGTCCAGCCTGTTCGGCGGTGGCGTCCAGTCCAGCCTGTCGGGATCCACTGTCGTCGAGAAGAACCTCGACCGCGTCACTATCTTCACCGGCCTGGTCTGGCTCATCGCCATCCTCGGCATCGGCCTGGAGATCAAGTTCGCCTGA
- a CDS encoding MFS transporter, with protein MTTADATIPLSTWAPLRSPVYRALWIAQLVSNLGTWMQTVGAQWILVDEPNAATLVSLVQTAITLPVMLLSIPSGVLADLVDRRRLLLGAQSAMALLAALLAVSTATGHTTPAVLLTLLFLLGCGQALTAPAWQAIQPELVPREQITSAAALSSMNINIGRAVGPAVAGVLVTVSGPTVVFTLNAVSFGGIVAALALWRRPRTDQSLPTERPLAALQAGTRFIRAAPAIRRVLLRAILFIAPASALWALLPVIARDHFGLSASGYGLMLGALGIGAVLGALALSRLRSMLTPTHRLAVAAVLFGAATVATVLLHSVPVVLVLLVGAGLAWLLAMATLNSTMQLLLPAWVRARGLSVYMLVFMGGQASGSLVWGLVAGAVGSMSTMLVSAALLACCAVSTLWLPIRHNAEELDLTPSAFWPEPQLVVEPDPADGPVLVLRTYDVPAENVDEFMAAMAFVGRSRQRTGAMEWRLYRDVGVLDRYVEAFVVRSWAEHMHQHQVRLTAQDQLRERAVAAFTNGDDNITHLVAVEPH; from the coding sequence GTGACCACCGCCGACGCAACGATCCCGCTATCCACCTGGGCGCCACTGCGATCGCCGGTCTATCGGGCGCTGTGGATCGCCCAGCTGGTATCGAACCTGGGCACCTGGATGCAGACCGTGGGTGCGCAGTGGATTCTGGTCGACGAGCCGAATGCGGCGACGCTGGTTTCGTTGGTGCAGACCGCGATCACGCTGCCGGTGATGTTGCTGTCCATCCCGTCGGGGGTGCTCGCCGATCTGGTCGATCGGCGCCGACTGCTGCTCGGTGCGCAGTCGGCGATGGCGTTGCTCGCCGCGTTGCTCGCGGTGTCGACCGCGACCGGACACACCACGCCTGCGGTGCTGCTGACGCTACTGTTCCTGCTCGGCTGCGGGCAGGCGCTCACCGCGCCCGCGTGGCAGGCGATCCAGCCGGAACTGGTTCCGCGCGAACAGATTACGTCCGCCGCCGCACTCAGCAGCATGAATATCAACATCGGCCGGGCGGTCGGTCCCGCGGTGGCCGGTGTGCTGGTGACGGTGTCCGGGCCGACCGTGGTGTTTACGCTCAACGCGGTGTCGTTCGGCGGGATCGTCGCGGCGCTCGCACTGTGGCGCCGCCCGCGGACCGATCAGAGCCTGCCGACCGAGCGCCCGCTGGCGGCGTTGCAGGCGGGCACCCGCTTTATTCGAGCGGCTCCCGCGATTCGCCGCGTGCTGTTGCGCGCGATCCTTTTCATCGCGCCGGCGAGTGCGTTGTGGGCGTTGCTTCCGGTCATCGCGCGCGACCATTTCGGTCTGTCCGCGTCCGGTTACGGGCTGATGCTCGGCGCCCTCGGCATCGGCGCGGTGCTCGGCGCGCTTGCGTTGTCGCGATTGCGGTCGATGCTGACCCCGACGCACCGGCTGGCCGTGGCCGCGGTGTTGTTCGGTGCCGCGACGGTGGCCACGGTGTTGCTGCACTCGGTGCCGGTGGTGCTTGTCCTGCTGGTCGGCGCGGGGCTGGCCTGGCTGCTGGCGATGGCCACATTGAACTCGACCATGCAGTTGCTGTTGCCCGCGTGGGTGCGGGCGCGCGGGCTGTCGGTGTACATGCTGGTGTTCATGGGCGGTCAGGCGAGCGGGTCGCTGGTCTGGGGCCTGGTCGCCGGTGCTGTCGGCTCGATGTCGACCATGCTCGTTTCCGCCGCGCTGCTCGCCTGTTGCGCGGTGAGCACGCTCTGGCTGCCGATCCGGCACAACGCCGAAGAACTGGACCTGACGCCGTCGGCCTTTTGGCCCGAGCCGCAGCTCGTGGTCGAGCCGGATCCGGCCGACGGCCCGGTGCTGGTACTGCGGACCTATGACGTGCCCGCCGAGAACGTAGACGAGTTCATGGCCGCGATGGCCTTCGTCGGGCGCTCGCGGCAGCGCACCGGCGCGATGGAGTGGCGGTTGTATCGCGACGTCGGTGTGCTCGACCGCTATGTGGAGGCGTTCGTGGTGCGCTCCTGGGCCGAACACATGCATCAGCATCAGGTGCGGCTCACCGCCCAAGATCAACTGCGGGAACGCGCGGTAGCGGCGTTCACCAACGGCGACGACAACATCACCCACCTCGTCGCGGTGGAGCCGCATTAG
- a CDS encoding TetR family transcriptional regulator has product MGYQRATVQEICGRAGLSAGAMFRQFDSRLHLIARTSEEVFTRQLTACLAVM; this is encoded by the coding sequence GTGGGTTATCAGCGCGCCACGGTGCAAGAGATCTGCGGGCGTGCAGGGCTTTCGGCCGGTGCGATGTTCCGGCAGTTCGACAGCAGGCTGCATCTGATCGCGCGGACCTCGGAGGAGGTCTTCACTCGGCAGCTGACGGCCTGCCTGGCGGTAATGTAA
- a CDS encoding META domain-containing protein yields MSANFVRFGPILLLTLWAAACTSDSEKSPEHAPTPIGHTYVSTEVEGVPIPGDGPLTLTFVADRISAAAGCNTYSGAVVLDNHKLQVSTLAGTLMACSGDRDGADEWLTNLLNSSPGWQLDNTELTLHGTNSTVHLLDKKVAQPDKPLTGTTWIVTEIITPDARTRSQTIDEVKPTLTIAPDGAVSGSGGCNRLTGNATITGADVTFRVASTRMMCSPEVMEVETAVLEALDGKTTATIDADTLSLRNDKGDGLTLRAV; encoded by the coding sequence ATGTCGGCAAACTTCGTGCGTTTCGGTCCGATTCTCTTGCTCACATTGTGGGCGGCTGCCTGCACAAGCGACTCGGAGAAATCTCCAGAGCATGCGCCGACCCCGATCGGCCACACCTACGTCTCCACCGAAGTCGAAGGTGTGCCCATCCCGGGCGACGGCCCGCTGACGCTCACCTTCGTAGCCGATCGGATCTCGGCCGCCGCGGGTTGCAACACCTACAGCGGCGCGGTCGTCCTCGACAACCACAAGCTGCAGGTATCCACGCTGGCCGGCACCCTCATGGCCTGCTCGGGTGACCGCGATGGTGCCGACGAATGGCTCACGAACCTCCTGAACTCGTCGCCTGGCTGGCAGTTGGACAACACCGAACTCACCCTGCACGGCACCAACTCGACCGTGCACCTGCTCGACAAGAAGGTCGCCCAACCCGACAAGCCGCTGACCGGCACCACCTGGATCGTTACCGAGATCATCACCCCCGACGCCAGGACCCGATCGCAGACCATCGACGAGGTGAAACCGACCCTCACCATCGCCCCCGACGGTGCCGTCTCCGGAAGCGGCGGCTGCAACCGGCTGACCGGCAACGCCACCATCACAGGCGCTGACGTCACCTTCCGGGTCGCCAGCACCAGGATGATGTGTTCACCCGAGGTGATGGAGGTCGAGACCGCCGTCCTCGAGGCCCTCGACGGCAAGACCACCGCCACCATCGACGCGGACACCCTCAGCCTGCGAAACGACAAGGGCGACGGCCTGACCTTGCGCGCCGTATAG
- the tpiA gene encoding triose-phosphate isomerase — translation MARKPLIAGNWKMNLNHLEAIALVQKIAFALPEKYFAKVDVTVVPPFTDLRSVQTLVEGDKLLLTYGAQDVSTRDEGAYTGEISGSMLAKLGCTYVVVGHSERRQYHLEDDATVLAKAKQALKYGITPIVCIGEGLNIREAGTHVEYNLEQLRGSLKGLSAEQISKVVIAYEPVWAIGTGKVATPADAQEVCGAIRAELAELANPEVAAGVRVLYGGSVNAKNVGELVSQTDIDGALVGGASLKGDEFATLSAIAAGGPLP, via the coding sequence ATGGCACGCAAGCCGCTCATCGCGGGCAACTGGAAGATGAACCTCAATCACCTCGAGGCCATCGCTCTGGTGCAGAAGATCGCATTCGCGTTGCCGGAGAAGTACTTCGCCAAGGTCGACGTCACCGTGGTCCCGCCGTTCACCGATCTGCGCAGCGTGCAGACCCTGGTGGAGGGCGACAAGCTGCTGCTCACCTACGGTGCGCAGGACGTGTCCACGCGCGACGAAGGCGCGTACACCGGCGAAATCAGCGGATCCATGCTGGCCAAGCTGGGGTGCACCTATGTGGTCGTCGGGCACTCGGAGCGTCGGCAGTACCACCTGGAGGACGACGCCACCGTGCTCGCCAAGGCGAAGCAGGCGCTGAAGTACGGGATCACGCCGATCGTCTGCATCGGTGAGGGCCTGAACATCCGCGAGGCGGGCACACACGTCGAGTACAACCTCGAGCAGTTGCGTGGATCGCTGAAAGGTCTATCGGCCGAACAGATTTCGAAGGTCGTCATCGCCTACGAGCCGGTCTGGGCCATCGGGACCGGCAAGGTCGCCACGCCTGCCGACGCGCAGGAAGTGTGCGGCGCGATCCGTGCCGAGCTGGCCGAGCTGGCCAACCCGGAGGTCGCCGCGGGCGTGCGGGTGCTCTACGGCGGTTCGGTGAACGCCAAGAACGTCGGTGAGCTCGTCTCACAGACGGATATCGACGGCGCACTGGTCGGCGGCGCTTCGCTCAAGGGTGACGAGTTCGCAACCCTGTCGGCGATCGCCGCGGGTGGCCCACTGCCGTAA